Proteins from a genomic interval of Streptococcus sp. D7B5:
- a CDS encoding DUF4299 family protein, translated as MKSVIFTIKSNQSLRIGEVLQAELFECYSVSAKDAGLKPSADSLISNFHSVQFGVKEKSSLGFRLSFDGQAYQVSVPDLATASDWTGALMFLKTLLILLDVTVCEHDGVAYDKDSIIEFHFTDIFLSALSELTKEVKVHPIVEIMGVKRPIYINELYLGQIIHVPDEQLLNSYDQRLRFTQQLNAYYSEQQVFKVEQDGEDIIIPINYLNSEGRTILPAQPELEPQYLQEYRGSKVAVARLFIMTADGEKLAEVPYRQFLESLTEGIYMLDAKYVLVDPISPEMLQKLSQN; from the coding sequence ATGAAATCAGTTATTTTTACAATAAAAAGCAACCAATCACTAAGAATTGGTGAGGTGCTTCAAGCAGAACTCTTTGAATGTTACAGCGTTTCCGCTAAGGATGCAGGATTAAAGCCATCTGCAGACTCTCTTATTTCGAATTTCCATTCTGTTCAGTTTGGGGTCAAAGAGAAGTCTAGTTTAGGGTTCCGTCTATCTTTTGATGGTCAAGCTTATCAGGTATCTGTTCCAGATTTGGCGACAGCTTCTGACTGGACTGGGGCCTTGATGTTCTTGAAAACCTTGCTCATTCTCTTAGATGTAACTGTATGTGAACATGATGGTGTGGCGTATGATAAAGATTCTATTATAGAATTTCATTTCACAGATATTTTCTTATCAGCTCTTTCAGAATTGACTAAGGAAGTAAAAGTCCATCCCATCGTGGAAATTATGGGAGTGAAACGTCCTATTTACATCAATGAACTCTACCTAGGGCAGATTATCCATGTGCCGGACGAGCAACTCTTAAATAGTTATGACCAGCGTTTGCGCTTTACCCAACAGCTAAATGCATATTACTCTGAGCAGCAAGTTTTTAAAGTAGAGCAGGATGGTGAGGATATCATTATCCCTATCAATTATCTAAATAGTGAAGGACGAACAATCTTACCGGCTCAACCAGAGCTAGAACCTCAATATTTACAAGAGTATCGAGGAAGTAAGGTTGCAGTTGCACGACTATTTATCATGACAGCCGATGGGGAAAAACTAGCCGAGGTTCCTTATCGACAGTTCTTAGAGTCGTTGACCGAGGGTATCTATATGCTGGATGCCAAATACGTTCTTGTAGACCCAATTTCTCCTGAAATGTTGCAGAAGTTATCACAAAATTAA
- a CDS encoding NAD glycohydrolase inhibitor, whose protein sequence is MKKFEIPEPKDYQNFVKDYREIMKEGKEAEAFLGDDIRYRFQQRNSMITEYTDIQVLMEYCLFPLYVEGDKDIEKRTFEILKEFSLSIDEKKIWQVTEYLLLQDFILAEYKPLPFEIDTRKLVPLILDTIEKLPNELKTSGYYARLIGNIKSIPSFKYYEVEKVEKILKEFKEKYYNPPKVVETIKTVEEIVLDVTSIDAMGVSDDHLELLLIDENKWIESLEEEHLLKLQEKLNNYIYFLESKQYVERYGDKFDKKVIHIRFQYSPSDNGLAFLAVVQKVLQPTDMSLKVELPE, encoded by the coding sequence ATGAAAAAATTTGAAATACCAGAGCCTAAAGATTATCAAAATTTTGTAAAAGACTATCGTGAAATAATGAAGGAAGGGAAAGAAGCAGAAGCATTTCTTGGAGACGATATTAGGTATCGTTTTCAACAACGCAACTCAATGATAACAGAATACACTGATATTCAGGTGTTGATGGAATATTGTTTATTCCCTCTATATGTAGAAGGTGATAAAGATATAGAGAAAAGGACATTTGAGATATTAAAAGAGTTCTCTTTAAGTATTGATGAAAAGAAAATATGGCAAGTTACGGAATATTTATTGCTTCAAGATTTCATTCTGGCGGAATATAAACCCCTTCCTTTTGAAATTGATACAAGAAAATTAGTTCCTCTTATACTTGATACAATAGAAAAACTTCCTAACGAGTTAAAAACTAGTGGATATTATGCTCGATTAATTGGAAATATTAAATCAATTCCTTCTTTCAAGTATTATGAGGTGGAAAAGGTAGAGAAGATTCTCAAGGAATTCAAGGAAAAATACTACAATCCCCCTAAGGTAGTAGAAACCATTAAAACAGTTGAGGAAATTGTACTAGACGTTACGAGTATCGATGCGATGGGTGTTTCAGATGACCATCTAGAGTTGTTGTTGATTGATGAAAACAAATGGATAGAGTCATTAGAAGAAGAACATCTGTTGAAACTTCAAGAAAAACTAAATAACTACATCTACTTCCTCGAAAGCAAGCAGTATGTGGAGCGATATGGTGATAAGTTTGATAAAAAAGTCATCCATATCAGATTCCAGTATTCTCCATCAGACAACGGTCTAGCATTCCTCGCAGTGGTTCAGAAGGTGTTACAACCTACTGATATGAGCTTGAAGGTAGAATTACCGGAGTAA
- a CDS encoding Imm6 family immunity protein, translating into MKDNKNLLRFLQELIDDLVDRISEKEYQEFVLDSLKLSKQELDKESDFCPDILYNRLENIDEQDILTFQVLDKKTNPLVWNCIANFFVLVCHYSYIASEEIYLPQTIESVDEDILEVLSLNYKQILAENRELISQITGPEIEGYLKDELVKNYFGSLFLSDENE; encoded by the coding sequence ATGAAAGATAATAAAAATTTATTGCGCTTCCTACAGGAGTTGATAGACGATCTTGTAGATCGTATCAGTGAGAAAGAATATCAGGAGTTTGTCCTTGATTCCTTAAAACTTTCCAAACAGGAGCTTGATAAAGAGAGTGATTTTTGCCCAGATATTTTATATAATCGACTGGAAAATATAGACGAGCAGGATATCTTGACATTTCAGGTGTTGGATAAGAAAACCAATCCACTAGTATGGAACTGTATCGCTAATTTCTTTGTCCTAGTTTGTCACTATTCATATATTGCTTCGGAAGAAATCTACCTACCACAAACGATTGAAAGTGTTGACGAGGACATACTTGAGGTTCTTTCTTTAAATTACAAACAAATCCTAGCTGAAAATAGGGAACTTATTTCACAAATAACTGGACCAGAAATAGAAGGATACTTAAAGGATGAGCTCGTTAAAAACTACTTTGGTTCACTATTTTTATCTGATGAGAATGAATAG